One window of the Eucalyptus grandis isolate ANBG69807.140 chromosome 8, ASM1654582v1, whole genome shotgun sequence genome contains the following:
- the LOC104429818 gene encoding proteasome subunit beta type-4, which produces MHAGANGAACIIEIAVFNDAAHFPLIDCQVLSAFDFSECCWICIHLSCKLKQVSMIGVNFEDNHVATGFGNHLARPILRDEWNEDLSFEDGVKLLEKCMRVLLYRDRSAVNKLQIAKITEEGATLFPPYPLKTFWGFEAYKNPTVGAEGSW; this is translated from the exons ATGCATGCAGGCGCGAATGGGGCCGCTTGCATTATTGAGATTGCTGTCTTCAACGATGCTGCACACTTTCCTCTCATTGATTGCCAAGTCTTATCGGCATTTGACTTTTCAGAATGTTGTTGGATATGCATTCACTTGTCGTGCAAATTAAAACAGGTTAGCATGATAGGTGTGAATTTTGAAGATAACCATGTCGCAACTGGGTTTGGCAATCACCTTGCGCGGCCAATTCTTCGTGATGAGTGGAATGAGGACTTGAGTTTTGAAGATGGTGTTAAGCTATTGGAGAAGTGCATGCGTGTGCTTCTGTATCGTGACAGATCTGCAGTTAACAAGCTTCAG ATTGCAAAAATCACTGAAGAAGGAGCAACACTTTTTCCACCGTACCCTTTGAAAACCTTCTGGGGCTTTGAAGCATATAAGAACCCCACTGTTGGTGCAGAAGGTTCATGGTGA